One Spiroplasma endosymbiont of Nebria brevicollis DNA window includes the following coding sequences:
- a CDS encoding helix-turn-helix domain-containing protein, with product MLKKVEGLGCITASKILNVDKSSIKRWRKSIRTLGEDSLIPGKGIQSKGKRQGRPKTLDLNEMTKEELIQYIEVMNYLKKYLEISTKGKCQAIS from the coding sequence ATGTTAAAAAAAGTAGAAGGTTTAGGTTGTATTACTGCAAGTAAAATATTAAATGTTGATAAAAGTAGTATTAAAAGATGACGCAAATCTATAAGAACTTTAGGTGAAGATAGTCTTATTCCAGGAAAAGGTATCCAATCAAAAGGTAAACGGCAAGGTAGACCTAAAACTCTTGATTTAAATGAAATGACTAAAGAAGAACTAATTCAATATATTGAGGTAATGAATTATCTAAAAAAGTATTTAGAGATATCGACAAAGGGAAAGTGCCAGGCGATATCTTAA